The following coding sequences are from one Ooceraea biroi isolate clonal line C1 chromosome 5, Obir_v5.4, whole genome shotgun sequence window:
- the LOC105281245 gene encoding uncharacterized protein LOC105281245, producing MPPFYLPWICYTKGIIVIIVHFILEGIGRTVTETVPSTIISKIQNNETHGINDTDNIIKTHGLPDAHFNVWLILFTVAMSFSLIYFGYLYCWRRRYHLRRVLPEVQQQFIVAFSRRRENGENV from the exons atgcCACCCTTCTATCTGCCATGGATCTGTTATACCAAaggaataattgtaattattgtacaCTTCATCCTTG AAGGTATAGGGCGCACAGTAACAGAAACTGTGCCATCAACAATCATTAGTAAGATACAGAACAATGAAACTCATGGCATAAATGACACTGATAACATAATAAAGACCCATGGATTACCTGATGCACACTTTAATGTATGGCTTATTTTGTTCACGGTGGCGATGTCTTTTAGTTTAATATACTTTGGATACTTGTACTGTTG gCGGAGGCGTTATCACTTACGACGAGTACTTCCAGAAGTACAGCAGCAATTCATTGTAGCATTTAGTAGACGTAGAGAAAATGGAGAAAACGTTTAA